One segment of Ignavibacteriales bacterium DNA contains the following:
- a CDS encoding methylmalonyl-CoA mutase family protein, with protein sequence MSDLEYLKQRKSYDEKAKSAKTNGMKFTTVSGQDIKPFYGPDDVENINYLSEIGFPGEYPYTRGIHSNGYRGKLWTMRQFAGFGSPEDTNERFHYLLNHGQTGLSVAFDLPTLMGWDADAPISDGEVGICGVAISSLQDMEILFDKIPLDKVSTSMTINSPAAMIFAFYLAVAQKQGVDFNNLRGTLQNDILKEYIAQKEFIYPPTPSMRIIVDMIEYCKNEVPQWNPVSVSGYHIREAGSTSVQELAYTLADGFAYIEACIERGMDVDEFAPRISFFFNSHLDFFEEIAKFRAARKIYAKRMKERYGAKNPRSWWLRFHTQTAGCTLTAQQPENNIVRTAFQALAGVLGGTQSLHTNSMDETLALPSEKAVKIALRTQQLIAYETGVINSVDPLGGSYFVEALTDKMEKEANAIFDQIDSLGGVVAAIETGYFQKEIADAAYRYQKEVERKEKFIVGVNEFIEENEKVDIPILTVSPEVQKQQVKRLAELRQSRNHKEVEASLASIKSAAVDGRNLMPEFLKASHNYVTLGEMIGELKEVFGTYEETAVF encoded by the coding sequence ATGTCTGATTTAGAATATCTAAAACAAAGAAAAAGTTATGATGAAAAAGCTAAATCTGCTAAAACAAATGGAATGAAATTTACAACTGTTAGCGGGCAGGACATAAAACCATTTTATGGTCCCGATGACGTTGAGAATATTAATTATTTAAGTGAAATCGGTTTTCCTGGTGAATATCCATACACACGCGGTATTCATTCAAACGGTTACCGCGGTAAGCTTTGGACGATGCGTCAGTTTGCCGGATTTGGCTCGCCTGAGGATACAAATGAGCGATTCCATTACTTGTTAAATCACGGACAAACAGGTTTGTCAGTTGCATTTGATCTGCCGACTTTAATGGGATGGGATGCAGATGCACCAATCAGTGATGGCGAAGTTGGAATTTGCGGTGTTGCAATTTCTTCTTTGCAGGATATGGAAATTTTGTTTGATAAAATCCCGCTGGATAAAGTTTCAACTTCGATGACTATCAATTCACCCGCTGCTATGATATTTGCCTTTTATCTTGCAGTTGCACAGAAGCAGGGTGTTGATTTTAATAATTTACGTGGCACACTACAGAATGATATATTAAAAGAGTATATAGCACAAAAAGAATTTATATATCCTCCAACACCTTCAATGCGAATTATTGTAGATATGATTGAATATTGCAAAAATGAAGTTCCGCAATGGAATCCTGTTTCAGTTAGCGGATATCATATTCGTGAAGCCGGTTCAACATCAGTACAAGAACTTGCATACACGCTTGCTGATGGTTTTGCATACATTGAAGCATGCATTGAACGTGGAATGGATGTTGATGAATTTGCACCACGCATTTCTTTTTTCTTCAATTCTCATTTAGATTTTTTTGAAGAGATTGCAAAATTTAGAGCAGCAAGAAAAATTTATGCAAAGCGAATGAAAGAAAGATACGGGGCAAAAAATCCACGCTCCTGGTGGTTAAGATTTCACACACAAACCGCAGGCTGTACTTTAACCGCACAGCAGCCGGAAAATAATATTGTGCGTACCGCATTTCAGGCATTAGCAGGTGTGCTCGGCGGGACACAATCGCTCCACACAAATTCTATGGATGAAACTTTAGCTTTACCAAGTGAAAAAGCTGTTAAGATTGCCTTAAGAACTCAACAGCTTATAGCTTATGAAACCGGAGTTATAAATTCTGTTGATCCGTTAGGTGGCAGTTATTTTGTTGAAGCGTTAACTGATAAAATGGAAAAAGAAGCTAATGCAATTTTTGATCAAATAGATTCGTTGGGTGGAGTAGTAGCCGCAATCGAAACAGGTTACTTCCAAAAAGAAATTGCTGATGCAGCTTACCGTTATCAAAAAGAAGTTGAGCGTAAAGAAAAATTTATTGTAGGCGTAAATGAATTTATTGAGGAGAATGAAAAAGTTGATATTCCTATCTTAACCGTATCTCCTGAAGTTCAAAAACAGCAGGTAAAAAGATTAGCGGAATTAAGACAAAGCAGAAATCACAAAGAAGTTGAAGCTAGCTTAGCTTCGATTAAATCGGCCGCTGTTGATGGAAGAAATTTAATGCCGGAATTTTTAAAAGCCTCTCATAATTATGTTACATTAGGAGAAATGATTGGGGAGTTAAAAGAAGTGTTCGGTACTTATGAAGAAACAGCAGTTTTCTAA
- a CDS encoding decaprenyl-phosphate phosphoribosyltransferase encodes MFKDYIQLLRVPQWIKNLFVFVPLMFSLHLFEENYFISTIQAFVIFCLASSFIYIINDIIDIKADAVHPQKKYRPLPSGKISKQLAWITAIVIFILLVVLSFLSPSEFIYFLASFIFLNILYSLYFKHIVILDVFSIAAGFTLRVLGGAAIINVPVSSWLILTTMFISLFLGVMKRHSELEQITELEKTPTRKVLAEYSLTFTNQMATVAAAGVIICYALYTVSARTVSVFGTENLIFTTPFVVFGIFRFMYLEYLNQKGENTTQIMLTDTSMILTVILYIATTVLIVYKIF; translated from the coding sequence ATGTTTAAAGATTATATCCAATTATTGCGTGTTCCACAGTGGATAAAAAATCTCTTTGTCTTTGTGCCATTAATGTTTTCACTTCATCTTTTTGAAGAGAATTATTTTATTTCCACAATACAGGCATTCGTAATATTCTGTCTTGCATCAAGCTTTATTTATATCATAAATGATATTATAGATATAAAAGCAGATGCTGTTCATCCACAAAAAAAATATAGACCGTTACCATCAGGAAAAATTTCAAAACAATTGGCATGGATAACTGCAATTGTAATATTTATTTTATTGGTTGTACTTTCATTCCTTTCACCAAGCGAATTTATTTATTTTCTAGCAAGTTTTATTTTTTTGAATATTTTATACTCACTCTATTTTAAACATATTGTAATATTAGACGTGTTCAGTATCGCCGCCGGATTTACGCTCAGGGTTTTAGGCGGTGCTGCAATTATTAATGTTCCTGTTTCAAGTTGGCTGATTTTAACTACAATGTTTATTTCATTGTTTCTTGGAGTAATGAAACGGCACTCTGAACTTGAACAAATTACTGAATTAGAAAAAACTCCAACAAGAAAAGTGTTGGCGGAGTACTCACTTACATTTACAAATCAAATGGCAACTGTAGCTGCTGCTGGTGTTATTATTTGTTATGCGCTTTACACGGTATCCGCAAGAACTGTTTCGGTATTTGGTACTGAAAATTTAATCTTTACAACGCCGTTTGTTGTTTTTGGAATTTTTAGATTTATGTATTTAGAATATCTAAATCAAAAAGGTGAAAATACGACTCAAATAATGTTAACTGATACTTCAATGATTTTAACTGTAATTCTTTATATCGCTACCACTGTATTAATTGTTTACAAAATATTTTAA